One Myxocyprinus asiaticus isolate MX2 ecotype Aquarium Trade chromosome 20, UBuf_Myxa_2, whole genome shotgun sequence genomic region harbors:
- the lft2 gene encoding lefty2: MALFIQLFICATFISFTEGFDHEDMKQAMIQKLGLTELPRIQKRDLENLVIPAHIKNKYLFMLKLHNKRKRRSLPSLAGILRGIHGNADITGEIKYSDTTRQRLVFDMEARLQENTEVTMAELKLYQIVVQNPSKPERRHHRPINNARVSIYWVEVLGDGSNRTSLVDSRLVPIHETGWRSFDVTQAIHYWSKSQKKTPLHLEVWTEGERPGSYAAEMAKRVRFATQDPKENTLEKDMGAPELVFYTLNLDEYGSQGNCNSSPNSSKCCREEHFINFRELTWTQYWIIEPAGYQAFRCAGRCKQPMRGFYGYGQRTCEVMESAPLPMMYLVKKGDYTEIEVAEFPNMIVEKCGCSMDKIPPV, from the exons ATGGCTTTGTTCATCCAGCTGTTCATTTGTGCCACATTCATCTCATTTACTGAGGGATTCGACCATGAGGATATGAAGCAAGCTATGATACAAAAACTTGGACTAACAGAACTGCCCAGGATTCAGAAGAGAGATCTGGAAAATCTGGTTATCCCAGCTCACATCAAGAATAAATATCTTTTCATGCTGAAACTGCATAACAAAAGGAAGAGAAGATCTCTGCCAAGTTTGGCAGGAATTCTAAGAGGAATCCATGGGAATGCAG ATATAACGGGAGAAATCAAGTACTCTGACACAACTCGACAACGTCTTGTGTTTGACATGGAGGCGAGGCTGCAAGAAAACACTGAAGTTACGATGGCAGAGTTGAAACTCTACCAAATAGTTGTGCAAAACCCATCCAAGCCTGAGCGAAGGCACCACAGACCCATTAACAATGCAAGAGTGAGCATCTACTGGGTGGAAGTGTTGGGAGACGGCTCTAATAGAACATCTCTTGTAGACTCCAG GTTGGTTCCAATCCATGAAACTGGTTGGAGGAGCTTTGATGTGACTCAAGCGATTCATTACTGGTCTAAATCGCAAAAGAAGACACCATTGCATCTGGAGGTGTGGACCGAGGGAGAGAGACCAGGGAGCTATGCAGCTGAAATGGCCAAGAGAGTACGCTTTGCAACACAAGATCCGAAGGAGAACACCCTGGAGAAGGACATGGGTGCACCAGAACTTGTGTTCTACACCTTAAACTTGGATGAATATGG ATCCCAGGGTAACTGCAACTCCAGCCCAAACAGTAGCAAATGCTGTCGTGAGGAGCACTTCATAAACTTCCGTGAGCTCACCTGGACGCAGTATTGGATCATCGAACCAGCCGGGTACCAGGCGTTCCGCTGCGCCGGAAGATGCAAGCAGCCCATGCGCGGTTTCTATGGTTACGGGCAGAGGACGTGCGAGGTGATGGAGAGCGCGCCACTGCCCAT